The Solenopsis invicta isolate M01_SB chromosome 12, UNIL_Sinv_3.0, whole genome shotgun sequence genome window below encodes:
- the LOC105202660 gene encoding 2-oxoglutarate dehydrogenase, mitochondrial isoform X7 has protein sequence MPLARGLQNKCCDSICLIRGHHIAKLDPLGINSADLDDRHPQELLYTHYSFGKRPRTTFSQELQYRVAVLMKKESDMDRVFKLPSTTFIGGKEKSLPLREILKRLEAAYCGHIGVEFMFINSLEQCNWIRQKMETPGIMEVTNDEKRLILARLTRATGFEAFLARKWSSEKRFGLEGCEILIPAMKQVIDKSTELGVESIVMGMPHRGRLNVLANVCRKPLSQIFTQFAALEAADDGSGDVKYHLGTYIERLNRVTNKNIRLAVVANPSHLEACDPVVQGKTRAEQFYRGDGEGKKVMSILLHGDAAFCGQGIVFETMHLSDLPDYTTHGTIHIVVNNQIGFTTDPRHSRSSPYCTDVARVVNAPIFHVNSDDPEAVMHVCKVAAEWRATFHKDVVIDLVSYRRNGHNEIDEPMFTQPLMYRKIRNTLSALDKYANTLIENNVVTPEEVKDVKAKYEKICEEAYNNARQETHIKYKDWLDSPWSGFFEGKDPLKVSPTGIKEDTLVHIGKKFSSPPPNAAEFIIHKGIERILKSRMEMIEARTVDWALGEAMAFGSLLKEGIHVRLSGQDVERGTFSHRHHVLHHQTVDKATYRPLCYLYPDQAPYTVCNSSLSEFGVLGFELGYSMTNPNALVCWEAQFGDFNNTAQCIIDQFISSGQAKWVRQSGLVMLQPHGLEGMGPEHSSARLERFLQMSADDPDYFPPESEEFAVRQLHDSNWIVANCSTPANYFHILRRQIALPFRKPLILMTPKSLLRHPEAKSNFDMMLEDTQFLRVIPEEGVAAQNPNGVKKLLFCSGKVYYDLKKARAEQKLDDKIAIARLEQISPFPYDLVKNEAAKYPNAELVWSQEEHKNQGAWTYVQPRFHTALNGTRNVVSSDTSGQGWLAGLFSSPKPTKTTTVSEPQSTESTEPKQRTVRYAGRPTASSPATGSKMQHLKELKELLDDSLSF, from the exons ATTCGTGGCCATCATATCGCTAAATTGGATCCACTCGGCATCAACAGCGCTGATCTTGATGATAGACATCCGCAAGAATTACTCTATACCCATTATTCATTCG GAAAGAGACCACGCACTACTTTCTCGCAGGAACTCCAATACCGAGTAGCTGTCCTAATGAAAA AGGAGTCGGATATGGATCGTGTTTTCAAATTGCCATCCACCACGTTTATCGGTGGCAAGGAGAAATCGTTGCCGTTACGTGAGATCTTGAAACGGCTTGAGGCCGCTTACTGCGGTCACATCGGTGTCGAGTTCATGTTCATCAACTCCTTGGAGCAATGCAATTGGATCAGGCAAAAAATGGAAACACCCGGAATCATGGAAGTGACGAATGACGAGAAGAGGCTCATTTTAGCCAGATTGACACGCGCAACTGG ATTCGAGGCATTCTTGGCGCGCAAATGGTCTTCAGAGAAGAGATTCGGTTTGGAGGGTTGCGAAATTTTGATTCCGGCTATGAAACAAGTGATCGATAAGTCCACGGAACTGGGAGTCGAGTCGATTGTTATGGGTATGCCTCACCGTGGTCGTCTTAATGTTCTCGCTAATGTCTGTCGTAAGCCGCTGAGTCAAATTTTCACACAGTTTGCTGCTCTCGAAGCCGCTGACGAT GGTTCCGGCGATGTGAAATATCACTTGGGCACGTATATAGAACGTCTTAATCGGGTGACGAACAAAAACATTCGTCTCGCCGTAGTTGCAAATCCATCGCATTTGGAGGCCTGTGATCCGGTGGTTCAAGGCAAAACACGCGCCGAGCAATTTTACCGTGGCGACGGTGAAGGCAAAAAA GTTATGTCTATTCTTCTTCACGGAGATGCTGCGTTCTGCGGTCAAGGCATTGTGTTCGAAACAATGCATCTGTCTGACCTACCCGACTACACCACTCACGGTACTATCCATATTGTTGTGAATAATCAGATCGGTTTTACTACCGACCCGAGGCATTCACGATCGTCGCCGTACTGCACTG atGTTGCCCGAGTGGTAAACGCACCTATCTTCCACGTGAATTCCGACGATCCCGAAGCAGTGATGCACGTGTGCAAGGTAGCAGCAGAATGGAGAGCCACTTTCCACAAGGACGTCGTAATTGATTTAGTCTCCTACAGGCGCAACGGTCACAATGAGATTGACGAGCCGATGTTTACACAGCCTCTGATGTACCGTAAGATCAGGAACACTCTGTCAGCTCTCGACAAATATGCCAACACACTGATAGAAAATAATGTTGTTACTCCTGAAGAAGTTAAG GATGTCAAAGCCAAATACGAGAAGATCTGCGAGGAGGCATATAACAACGCCAGGCAGGAAACACATATTAAGTACAAAGATTGGTTGGATTCACCATGGTCCGGTTTCTTCGAGGGAAAAGATCCGTTGAAGGTTTCGCCCACTGGTATCAAGGAAGATACGCTTGTACATATTGGCAAGAAATTTTCGTCGCCGCCGCCAAATGCCGCTGAGTTTATAATTCACAAGG GTATCGAGCGTATTTTGAAGTCTCGCATGGAAATGATTGAGGCTAGAACCGTTGACTGGGCTCTTGGCGAAGCAATGGCTTTTGGATCTCTCCTGAAGGAAGGTATTCACGTTCGTTTGTCAGGCCAGGATGTGGAGAGAGGCACATTCTCTCACAGGCATCACGTGCTGCATCATCAAACTGTTGATAAGGCAACTTATAGACCACTCTGCTACTTGTATCCTGATCAAGCACCTTACACAGTATGCAACAGTTCCTTGTCTGAATTTGGTGTCCTCG GGTTTGAGCTGGGTTACTCAATGACGAATCCTAATGCGTTGGTATGTTGGGAAGCTCAGTTCGGAGACTTCAACAATACGGCTCAATGTATAATTGATCAGTTCATCAGCAGCGGTCAAGCCAAATGGGTTAGACAATCCGGACTTGTTATGTTACAACCACACGGTCTTGAAGGAATg ggtCCCGAGCACTCCAGTGCTCGTCTGGAGCGTTTCCTTCAGATGTCCGCCGATGATCCGGATTATTTCCCACCAGAAAGTGAGGAATTTGCTGTTCGTCAGCTGCACGATAGCAACTGGATCGTCGCCAACTGCAGCACGCCGGCTAATTACTTCCACATTCTACGAAGGCAAATCGCGCTACCGTTCAGAAAACCATTGATCTTGATGACACCGAAGTCGCTACTTCGTCATCCGGAGGCTAAATCTAATTTCGACATGATGCTAGAAGACACGCAGTTCCTCAGAGTGATACCCGAGGAAGGTGTAGCGGCTCAAAATCCTAACGGTGTCAAGAAATTACTGTTTTGCTCTGGAAAGGTCTATTATGATCTGAAAAAAGCACGCGCGGAACAAAAGCTGGACGACAAAATCGCGATCGCGAGATTGGAACAG ATCTCGCCCTTCCCGTATGACCTTGTCAAAAATGAAGCTGCTAAGTATCCCAATGCGGAATTGGTATGGTCTCAGGAGGAACATAAGAATCAAGGTGCATGGACTTATGTGCAGCCTAGATTCCATACGGCGCTTAATGGCACCCGAAACGTAGT TAGCTCAGATACGAGTGGTCAAGGGTGGTTGGCCGGTTTGTTCTCTTCACCCAAACCGACCAAAACCACAACTGTGTCAGAGCCGCAGTCAACGGAATCTACTGAACCAAAGCAAAGAACAGTGAG GTACGCTGGACGTCCCACTGCATCATCACCCGCCACTGGCAGCAAAATGCAACACCTCAAGGAACTCAAAGAGCTACTCGATGACTCCCTCAGCTTTTAA
- the LOC105202660 gene encoding 2-oxoglutarate dehydrogenase, mitochondrial isoform X8: MPLARGLQNKCCDSICLIRGHHIAKLDPLGINSADLDDRHPQELLYTHYSFEESDMDRVFKLPSTTFIGGKEKSLPLREILKRLEAAYCGHIGVEFMFINSLEQCNWIRQKMETPGIMEVTNDEKRLILARLTRATGFEAFLARKWSSEKRFGLEGCEILIPAMKQVIDKSTELGVESIVMGMPHRGRLNVLANVCRKPLSQIFTQFAALEAADDGSGDVKYHLGTYIERLNRVTNKNIRLAVVANPSHLEACDPVVQGKTRAEQFYRGDGEGKKVMSILLHGDAAFCGQGIVFETMHLSDLPDYTTHGTIHIVVNNQIGFTTDPRHSRSSPYCTDVARVVNAPIFHVNSDDPEAVMHVCKVAAEWRATFHKDVVIDLVSYRRNGHNEIDEPMFTQPLMYRKIRNTLSALDKYANTLIENNVVTPEEVKDVKAKYEKICEEAYNNARQETHIKYKDWLDSPWSGFFEGKDPLKVSPTGIKEDTLVHIGKKFSSPPPNAAEFIIHKGIERILKSRMEMIEARTVDWALGEAMAFGSLLKEGIHVRLSGQDVERGTFSHRHHVLHHQTVDKATYRPLCYLYPDQAPYTVCNSSLSEFGVLGFELGYSMTNPNALVCWEAQFGDFNNTAQCIIDQFISSGQAKWVRQSGLVMLQPHGLEGMGPEHSSARLERFLQMSADDPDYFPPESEEFAVRQLHDSNWIVANCSTPANYFHILRRQIALPFRKPLILMTPKSLLRHPEAKSNFDMMLEDTQFLRVIPEEGVAAQNPNGVKKLLFCSGKVYYDLKKARAEQKLDDKIAIARLEQISPFPYDLVKNEAAKYPNAELVWSQEEHKNQGAWTYVQPRFHTALNGTRNVVSSDTSGQGWLAGLFSSPKPTKTTTVSEPQSTESTEPKQRTVRYAGRPTASSPATGSKMQHLKELKELLDDSLSF, translated from the exons ATTCGTGGCCATCATATCGCTAAATTGGATCCACTCGGCATCAACAGCGCTGATCTTGATGATAGACATCCGCAAGAATTACTCTATACCCATTATTCATTCG AGGAGTCGGATATGGATCGTGTTTTCAAATTGCCATCCACCACGTTTATCGGTGGCAAGGAGAAATCGTTGCCGTTACGTGAGATCTTGAAACGGCTTGAGGCCGCTTACTGCGGTCACATCGGTGTCGAGTTCATGTTCATCAACTCCTTGGAGCAATGCAATTGGATCAGGCAAAAAATGGAAACACCCGGAATCATGGAAGTGACGAATGACGAGAAGAGGCTCATTTTAGCCAGATTGACACGCGCAACTGG ATTCGAGGCATTCTTGGCGCGCAAATGGTCTTCAGAGAAGAGATTCGGTTTGGAGGGTTGCGAAATTTTGATTCCGGCTATGAAACAAGTGATCGATAAGTCCACGGAACTGGGAGTCGAGTCGATTGTTATGGGTATGCCTCACCGTGGTCGTCTTAATGTTCTCGCTAATGTCTGTCGTAAGCCGCTGAGTCAAATTTTCACACAGTTTGCTGCTCTCGAAGCCGCTGACGAT GGTTCCGGCGATGTGAAATATCACTTGGGCACGTATATAGAACGTCTTAATCGGGTGACGAACAAAAACATTCGTCTCGCCGTAGTTGCAAATCCATCGCATTTGGAGGCCTGTGATCCGGTGGTTCAAGGCAAAACACGCGCCGAGCAATTTTACCGTGGCGACGGTGAAGGCAAAAAA GTTATGTCTATTCTTCTTCACGGAGATGCTGCGTTCTGCGGTCAAGGCATTGTGTTCGAAACAATGCATCTGTCTGACCTACCCGACTACACCACTCACGGTACTATCCATATTGTTGTGAATAATCAGATCGGTTTTACTACCGACCCGAGGCATTCACGATCGTCGCCGTACTGCACTG atGTTGCCCGAGTGGTAAACGCACCTATCTTCCACGTGAATTCCGACGATCCCGAAGCAGTGATGCACGTGTGCAAGGTAGCAGCAGAATGGAGAGCCACTTTCCACAAGGACGTCGTAATTGATTTAGTCTCCTACAGGCGCAACGGTCACAATGAGATTGACGAGCCGATGTTTACACAGCCTCTGATGTACCGTAAGATCAGGAACACTCTGTCAGCTCTCGACAAATATGCCAACACACTGATAGAAAATAATGTTGTTACTCCTGAAGAAGTTAAG GATGTCAAAGCCAAATACGAGAAGATCTGCGAGGAGGCATATAACAACGCCAGGCAGGAAACACATATTAAGTACAAAGATTGGTTGGATTCACCATGGTCCGGTTTCTTCGAGGGAAAAGATCCGTTGAAGGTTTCGCCCACTGGTATCAAGGAAGATACGCTTGTACATATTGGCAAGAAATTTTCGTCGCCGCCGCCAAATGCCGCTGAGTTTATAATTCACAAGG GTATCGAGCGTATTTTGAAGTCTCGCATGGAAATGATTGAGGCTAGAACCGTTGACTGGGCTCTTGGCGAAGCAATGGCTTTTGGATCTCTCCTGAAGGAAGGTATTCACGTTCGTTTGTCAGGCCAGGATGTGGAGAGAGGCACATTCTCTCACAGGCATCACGTGCTGCATCATCAAACTGTTGATAAGGCAACTTATAGACCACTCTGCTACTTGTATCCTGATCAAGCACCTTACACAGTATGCAACAGTTCCTTGTCTGAATTTGGTGTCCTCG GGTTTGAGCTGGGTTACTCAATGACGAATCCTAATGCGTTGGTATGTTGGGAAGCTCAGTTCGGAGACTTCAACAATACGGCTCAATGTATAATTGATCAGTTCATCAGCAGCGGTCAAGCCAAATGGGTTAGACAATCCGGACTTGTTATGTTACAACCACACGGTCTTGAAGGAATg ggtCCCGAGCACTCCAGTGCTCGTCTGGAGCGTTTCCTTCAGATGTCCGCCGATGATCCGGATTATTTCCCACCAGAAAGTGAGGAATTTGCTGTTCGTCAGCTGCACGATAGCAACTGGATCGTCGCCAACTGCAGCACGCCGGCTAATTACTTCCACATTCTACGAAGGCAAATCGCGCTACCGTTCAGAAAACCATTGATCTTGATGACACCGAAGTCGCTACTTCGTCATCCGGAGGCTAAATCTAATTTCGACATGATGCTAGAAGACACGCAGTTCCTCAGAGTGATACCCGAGGAAGGTGTAGCGGCTCAAAATCCTAACGGTGTCAAGAAATTACTGTTTTGCTCTGGAAAGGTCTATTATGATCTGAAAAAAGCACGCGCGGAACAAAAGCTGGACGACAAAATCGCGATCGCGAGATTGGAACAG ATCTCGCCCTTCCCGTATGACCTTGTCAAAAATGAAGCTGCTAAGTATCCCAATGCGGAATTGGTATGGTCTCAGGAGGAACATAAGAATCAAGGTGCATGGACTTATGTGCAGCCTAGATTCCATACGGCGCTTAATGGCACCCGAAACGTAGT TAGCTCAGATACGAGTGGTCAAGGGTGGTTGGCCGGTTTGTTCTCTTCACCCAAACCGACCAAAACCACAACTGTGTCAGAGCCGCAGTCAACGGAATCTACTGAACCAAAGCAAAGAACAGTGAG GTACGCTGGACGTCCCACTGCATCATCACCCGCCACTGGCAGCAAAATGCAACACCTCAAGGAACTCAAAGAGCTACTCGATGACTCCCTCAGCTTTTAA